Proteins encoded in a region of the Trypanosoma brucei gambiense DAL972 chromosome 11, complete sequence genome:
- a CDS encoding T. brucei spp.-specific protein, with product MWIGIADFFFSFTTPFLCYFRTQRHAPTRTHICIYIYIYKYIHKHIQAHARVIDPFIQCSIAGTVIPPVCYICSPLFRVSLVFLQFFLLFFSFFSPLSVSDKRTCTHANLHTHQIFPRAFSRFFLSFLLGR from the coding sequence ATGTGGATTGGAATagccgatttttttttttcttttaccacaCCCTTCTTATGTTACTTCCGAACACAAAGGCACGCgcccacacgcacacatatatgtatatatatatatatatataaatatatacataagcATATACAGGCACATGCACGCGTCATCGACCCATTCATCCAATGCAGTATCGCGGGTACCGTAATCCCACCCGTATGTTACATTTGCTCGCCCCTTTTTCGTGTCTCTCTCGTTTTTCTacagttttttcttctttttttttcttttttttcccccctctccgtCTCAGACAAACGGACGTGCACGCATGCAAACCTGCACACCCACCAAATCTTTCCACGTGCTTTTtctcgtttctttttgtcttttttacttGGTAGGTGA
- a CDS encoding DNA repair and recombination helicase protein PIF1, putative, with product MLRRLLQPAYNVALSGTSASTLPRKSASVGLVRTALMPVDYNAGALFCAMRFTSGTEKERKREPKRGSKRRSKATTTLSTPTDAQISVTGAREGVALPQENMPDAIQPPATLEMRAAEVKEEPLAATPPQIQPQEETMGPIDGEPQLPLHSTLVYNALTGRMTSETSPSFLCLKSIGFGVNNKRQLYVEKPDVLRDLAQRMRKGTATLPSNWPVTIIRALGVILRNRRVEDPAEAIQQMMQVKINNLTHSRYAAVVNAVGDTDLQNILDGGLADEFVAVDLNEEQEKVINLALKGHLMYIGGSAGTGKTVLLRALCRRMQAEGLRVAMTATTGVAGCHIGGSTFHHAMGVSAQGDFVRKNHLLSYDAIIIDEVSMLPKKMFEEFDRVLREEAGAPDVPFGGVQIILCGDFLQLGVINEPPIIHSTTFREKFVKIRLETQVRQAKSSLFADALQQMRVGLVPESLTASVEQLPPGTMVPAAVNLLPTNKEVNTANEEELKRLPGDAVTLTPETGITALRCDTTATLLMRTTKDFKVEEFTKHLRGLLQATVDIPRASMVSAYRIYEDGHAVRVYLPQSESVAWRDAIRERFLEVAGLINDLDIGATVTEIIPSGDGLHTPEHEECLQRLMAKHPIAQPLTLKKGCRVLLRTNLTSRLVNGSIGTVVDFVECSMENIPVALRCERVNRCVDRYRIYCTMECGMPVPLLPVVKFHSGETIVVPPWEFLVGGNPITQYYSLSSVSLPLSLAYAFTVHKVQGLTLVGRVHLELSRMWPCEHLLYVAMSRVRNPEQLSMSSFDPKMVLANEACVKFDRELNTVDNLPSLAEYPVSSWKRCNDMVYHLRRQGTSLDRYLQNGAAKEGGSVPVQQLGLSGPVKGSLEHSMVVSRRLRKLIKQTERTIRMHERRQKKMAVEGAKQTDTTKASSGESLE from the coding sequence ATGTTGCGTCGGCTCCTCCAACCAGCGTACAATGTGGCGTTGTCGGGTACATCAGCTTCAACTCTACCACGTAAAAGCGCTTCTGTCGGACTTGTTCGCACCGCACTGATGCCTGTTGACTACAACGCCGGTGCACTATTTTGTGCCATGCGCTTCACCAGTGGAACGGAGAAGGAGCGCAAGCGTGAGCCCAAGAGGGGCTCAAAGCGACGTTCCAAAGCAACGACGACCCTCTCAACACCCACAGACGCGCAAATTTCAGTGACGGGGGCGCGGGAAGGCGTTGCACTGCCTCAGGAAAACATGCCAGACGCCATCCAACCCCCTGCCACTCTGGAGATGCGCGCCGCTGAAGTTAAGGAAGAGCCCCTGGCAGCCACACCACCACAAATTCAGCCACAAGAGGAAACGATGGGGCCAATAGACGGTGAGCCTCAACTACCCCTTCATTCGACGTTGGTGTACAACGCACTGACTGGCCGTATGACATCGGAGACATCACCATCCTTCTTATGCTTGAAGAGCATAGGGTTTGGTGTCAACAACAAACGGCAGCTGTACGTTGAGAAGCCCGATGTCCTCCGGGACCTCGCGCAGAGAATGAGGAAGGGTACGGCGACGCTTCCCTCCAACTGGCCCGTAACAATTATTCGTGCCCTCGGGGTGATCCTACGCAACCGCAGAGTTGAAGATCCAGCCGAAGCGATTCAGCAGATGATGCAGGTGAAGATTAACAACCTAACGCACAGCCGTTACGCCGCCGTTGTCAATGCTGTGGGCGATACGGACCTGCAGAATATCCTAGACGGTGGCTTGGCTGATGAGTTTGTTGCGGTTGATCTTAACGAGGAGCAGGAGAAGGTCATTAACCTGGCCCTGAAAGGCCACTTGATGTACATTGGTGGCAGTGCTGGTACAGGAAAGACGGTTTTGCTACGCGCCTTGTGTAGACGGATGCAAGCGGAGGGATTGCGCGTTGCAATGACGGCCACAACAGGTGTTGCTGGTTGCCACATTGGAGGTTCAACCTTCCACCACGCTATGGGAGTTTCCGCCCAGGGTGACTTCGTGCGAAAGAACCACCTATTGAGCTACGACGCTATCATCATTGATGAAGTGTCTATGTTGCCTAAGAAAATGTTTGAGGAGTTCGATAGGGTTCTCCGTGAAGAAGCTGGTGCGCCGGACGTGCCCTTTGGCGGGGTGCAAATCATCCTCTGTGGTGATTTCCTGCAGCTAGGTGTGATCAATGAACCCCCGATAATCCATTCCACTACTTTCCGGGAGAAATTCGTGAAGATCCGCCTGGAAACTCAGGTTCGCCAAGCCAAGAGCAGTCTTTTTGCAGATGCGTTGCAACAAATGCGTGTAGGACTTGTGCCGGAAAGTTTGACAGCGTCTGTTGAACAGCTTCCTCCGGGAACTATGGTACCAGCAGCCGTGAACCTTCTTCCAACCAACAAGGAAGTAAACACAGCGaatgaagaagaactgaAACGCCTTCCCGGAGATGCTGTCACCCTTACGCCGGAGACGGGTATAACAGCTCTTAGGTGTGACACCACAGCAACACTCCTCATGAGGACAACGAAGGATTTCAAAGTGGAGGAGTTTACAAAGCACTTGCGTGGATTGCTGCAAGCCACAGTTGACATCCCTAGGGCATCCATGGTGTCTGCCTACCGTATCTACGAAGATGGTCATGCCGTACGCGTTTACCTTCCGCAGAGCGAAAGTGTTGCTTGGCGTGACGCGATACGCGAGCGTTTCCTAGAAGTTGCAGGCCTGATCAATGACTTAGACATAGGAGCCACTGTGACGGAGATTATACCCAGCGGAGACGGTCTGCACACGCCAGAGCACGAGGAATGTCTGCAGAGGCTTATGGCAAAGCACCCCATCGCGCAACCGCTTACGCTAAAGAAGGGGTGCCGCGTCCTTTTGCGTACCAACCTCACTTCACGTTTAGTCAACGGGAGTATTGGTACAGTAGTGGACTTCGTGGAGTGTAGTATGGAAAATATTCCTGTTGCCCTTCGTTGCGAACGTGTGAACCGCTGCGTCGATAGGTATCGTATTTACTGCACGATGGAATGCGGCATGCCCGTACCGCTTTTACCTGTGGTTAAGTTCCATAGTGGTGAAACGATTGTTGTCCCGCCGTGGGAATTTTTGGTTGGTGGAAATCCCATTACCCAGTACTACAGTCTAAGCAGCGTATCCCTGCCCCTTAGTTTAGCATATGCCTTCACCGTCCATAAGGTGCAGGGACTAACGCTTGTTGGTCGTGTCCATCTCGAACTGTCCCGCATGTGGCCCTGTGAGCATTTGTTATACGTCGCCATGAGTCGTGTACGCAACCCAGAGCAACTTAGTATGTCTTCTTTTGACCCCAAGATGGTGCTGGCAAATGAGGCTTGTGTGAAGTTTGACCGTGAACTTAATACCGTAGACAATTTGCCATCGTTAGCCGAGTACCCCGTGTCCTCATGGAAGCGCTGTAATGATATGGTTTATCATTTACGGCGTCAGGGGACTTCTTTAGACCGGTACTTGCAAAATggagcagcaaaagaaggtggaagtGTTCCCGTACAGCAGTTAGGTCTTTCGGGTCCTGTTAAAGGGTCGTTAGAACATTCGATGGTTGTGTCACGACGGTTGCGAAAGCTGATCAAGCAGACTGAGCGCACCATACGTATGCACGAGCGCcgccaaaagaaaatggcgGTGGAGGGTGCAAAGCAGACTGACACCACCAAGGCCTCCTCTGGTGAGTCGTTGGAATAG
- a CDS encoding DNA repair and recombination helicase protein PIF1, putative, protein MSSKTVVWSSLGRFMRTSHHRLLDEKLFPASHNRHVQSRLLSTPLSLIAVPSWMSKCRTSAVRLSRHPPQVSGQEPCAVTASSSVGTWHGSSPAGLRRCQHVRSLNGWTTPGDVPIRHGSRSIATIATGCGGVGAGGINSSVDVAEVSGVSTSGVAAAPTVALPPGPPVEKPPLICVVRRATRGGAAADSVGTGTPGKCDKPPDSSSTLVGTIARVLSSSGECGRHSSANQEGFSLGSRPARKILVKLEADTVAAPLADTKEKKIYVQQQPVVVAQSPLARSSSTVTWEEGDTLVYNIFTQRVVKSSSASIRALSVLGVGVRSSEKELSVVDPHALVEFRDKLREKEVSWPSAWRSSLFNQLQHVLLKDQPMEEMISRVHELLQLHYQRVKRSCVANVTKGEPDTKTEEANPAGDEVAINGEMTYHERLLGYPDLNEEQRRVVDFVLRGYNTYIGGGAGTGKSLLLRVIRQELVSRGLTVATTATTGIAARRLNGTTLHHCFGVNVYGEFTRRAELKEFDVIIIDEVSMLSKELFESLEFQLRRANGVDLPFGGVQVILSGDFLQLGAICSVSLVHSSVFRRNFAMLKLQRVVRQEGSSIFAQQLQELRRGTVPHDLQDTVQFLSPPETAKWLEGEGKGAVKLLPTNKEVDEVNQAELDKLPSDLVVYPAQMQAPSLVGRWTATYILEAVVKDTKVIDTHKLTRALEQYVLDFLQKTPYASDYTLPVVGQRYIVLYKLFADAFAFRVRIPQDMSEKDMRDLALHLRGLETWLPACGLGVFLREILDSPDGLHTDADDYTLTRYAELHPMASPLRLKKGAKVMLRTNLAPGLVNGSLGVVVGFKELSAKHLPRFVNTPGRIAAVENYAEYLRYEHGFTTAFAPEVDFGGGRVIVVPPVLFSVGGLSNTNHYHVGIVSLPLSLAYAFTVHKVQGLTLAGRVHLELSRMWPCDHLLYVAMSRVRNPEQLTVSSFHNSLVRCASECLLFDDSLPPVEQVRVLPHFFQASWQRTPSRRKAALQRKREQAKQSKQKKAAKLKEAMIKQAKEATP, encoded by the coding sequence ATGTCTTCAAAGACGGTAGTTTGGAGCAGTTTAGGGCGGTTCATGCGCACCTCCCACCATAGGCTTCTCGACGAAAAATTGTTCCCAGCTTCCCACAACCGCCACGTCCAGTCGCGATTGTTGTCTACCCCATTATCACTGATTGCGGTACCGTCGTGGATGTCAAAGTGTCGCACCTCAGCCGTTCGGCTCTCACGTCACCCTCCTCAGGTTTCGGGGCAAGAGCCTTGCGCCGTTACCGCATCATCAAGCGTGGGAACGTGGCATGGCTCCAGCCCTGCTGGACTTCGTCGGTGCCAACATGTACGATCATTAAACGGCTGGACAACGCCTGGTGATGTGCCCATACGGCATGGAAGCAGAAGTATCGCAACCATTGCCACTGGATgcggtggtgttggtgctggTGGGATTAATAGCTCAGTCGATGTTGCTGAGGTTAGTGGTGTTAGTACATCCGGAGTTGCAGCTGCTCCTACGGTAGCGCTTCCGCCTGGACCTCCTGTGGAGAAACCGCCGCTCATTTGTGTCGTTAGGCGAGCCACACGCggtggtgctgctgctgactCGGTTGGGACGGGAACTCCTGGAAAATGTGATAAACCTCCCGACTCTTCCAGCACGTTGGTTGGTACAATAGCCCGGGTGCTGAGTAGTAGTGGGGAATGTGGACGCCACAGCAGTGCAAACCAAGAGGGATTTTCTCTTGGATCACGGCCGGCTAGGAAAATATTAGTTAAACTGGAGGCTGATACGGTCGCAGCCCCTCTTGCCGATactaaggaaaagaagatatATGTTCAGCAACAACCGGTGGTTGTGGCACAATCACCTTTAGCGAGAAGCAGTAGCACCGTTACTTGGGAAGAAGGGGACACGCTTGTGTACAATATTTTTACTCAGCGGGTAGTGAAAAGCTCGTCGGCCAGTATCCGTGCGCTCTCTGTACTTGGTGTAGGAGTTCGTTCAAGTGAGAAGGAGCTTTCCGTAGTTGATCCGCATGCACTGGTGGAGTTTCGTGATAAACTCCGTGAGAAAGAGGTTAGTTGGCCATCTGCGTGGCGTAGTTCCCTTTTTAACCAATTACAACACGTACTGCTAAAAGACCAGCCTATGGAAGAGATGATATCCCGAGTTCATGAGCTGCTACAGCTGCACTACCAGCGTGTGAAGCGTTCGTGCGTGGCAAACGTTACTAAGGGAGAACCCGACACGAAAACGGAAGAGGCGAACCCGGCTGGCGATGAGGTTGCTATAAACGGTGAAATGACATACCATGAACGGTTGCTTGGCTACCCTGACTTAAACGAAGAACAGAGGCGTGTAGTAGACTTTGTGCTTCGCGGCTACAACACGTATATTGGTGGAGGGGCAGGGACTGGAAAGTCTCTTCTTCTGCGGGTAATAAGGCAAGAACTTGTCAGCCGGGGCCTTACGGTAGCAACCACAGCGACAACAGGCATAGCAGCAAGGCGTTTGAATGGGACAACGCTACATCACTGCTTCGGTGTGAATGTGTATGGTGAGTTTACACGGCGAGCGGAGTTGAAGGAGTTCGATGTGATTATCATAGATGAGGTTTCCATGCTATCAAAGGAGCTATTTGAGTCACTTGAATTCCAGCTCCGCCGGGCGAACGGTGTGGATTTACCTTTCGGTGGCGTGCAAGTTATCTTGTCTGGTGATTTCCTCCAACTGGGTGCGATCTGTTCCGTATCGCTTGTCCACTCGTCAGTGTTCCGCCGTAATTTTGCAATGCTCAAGCTCCAGCGGGTTGTGCGGCAGGAAGGGAGTAGTATTTTCGCCCAGCAGTTACAGGAATTACGACGGGGTACAGTGCCGCATGATCTGCAAGACACGGTTCAATTCCTATCCCCACCAGAAACAGCGAAATGGTTAGAGGGTGAGGGAAAGGGCGCGGTGAAGTTGCTCCCCACGAACAAGGAAGTGGATGAGGTGAATCAAGCAGAGCTGGACAAGCTTCCCAGTGATCTTGTCGTATATCCCGCACAAATGCAAGCTCCATCACTGGTTGGACGGTGGACTGCAACATATATACTGGAGGCTGTGGTGAAAGACACGAAAGTGATAGATACGCATAAGTTAACGAGGGCGCTAGAGCAGTATGTGCTTGATTTCCTTCAGAAAACACCTTATGCCAGTGATTATACGCTACCGGTTGTAGGTCAGCGGTACATTGTGCTGTACAAACTGTTTGCTGATGCCTTCGCATTTCGAGTTCGTATACCACAAGACATGAGTGAGAAGGACATGCGGGACCTTGCGCTGCATCTGCGTGGTTTGGAAACATGGCTTCCGGCGTGTGGGCTTGGGGTTTTCTTGAGAGAAATCCTTGACTCACCTGACGGACTGCATACCGATGCAGACGATTACACGCTAACGCGATATGCAGAGCTTCACCCCATGGCGTCTCCGCTACGCCTCAAGAAGGGTGCCAAAGTGATGTTGCGTACAAACCTCGCCCCAGGTCTCGTGAATGGTAGTCTTGGTGTAGTTGTCGGGTTCAAAGAACTTAGTGCAAAGCACCTTCCGCGATTTGTGAACACACCAGGAAGGATAGCCGCAGTTGAAAATTACGCCGAGTACCTACGGTACGAGCACGGCTTCACCACTGCGTTTGCACCCGAGGTAGATTTCGGAGGGGGGCGCGTGATTGTTGTCCCACCCGTTCTTTTCTCAGTTGGAGGGCTGTCAAACACGAACCACTACCATGTAGGCATCGTATCCCTGCCCCTTAGTTTAGCATATGCCTTCACCGTCCATAAGGTGCAGGGACTAACGCTTGCCGGTCGTGTCCATCTCGAACTGTCCCGCATGTGGCCCTGTGATCATTTGTTATACGTCGCCATGAGTCGTGTACGCAACCCAGAGCAACTGACGGTGTCATCGTTTCACAACAGTCTCGTGCGATGTGCGTCTGAATGTCTCCTCTTCGATGACTCGTTGCCTCCGGTTGAACAAGTGCGGGTTTTGCCACACTTCTTCCAGGCAAGCTGGCAGCGCACACCCAGTAGACGTAAGGCGGCACTCCAGCGGAAAAGGGAGCAGGCAAAGCAATCcaagcaaaagaaggctGCGAAACTGAAAGAAGCAATGATAAAGCaagcgaaggaagcaacaccGTAA
- a CDS encoding 14-3-3-like protein, putative has protein sequence MARIAEQCERYDEILVCMKRVVKLNPVLSSEERNLLSVAYKNVIGARRACWRSISALEQKEDLKKEKNVTLIKAFKRQIEKELSDICIDILELIEKHLLPNAETDETKVYYLKMKGDYHRYYAEIETNTEEQKDKALEAYTQAMQYNASLKPTSPIRLGLALNFSVFYYEILKSPDRGCQLAREAFEEALSDPDVLDEEQHKEAALIMQLLRDNLALWTEDAHPEGRDDGTAMEELE, from the coding sequence ATGGCGCGGATCGCTGAACAGTGTGAGCGGTATGACGAGATCCTCGTTTGCATGAAACGGGTCGTAAAACTGAACCCCGTCCTGTCGTCGGAGGAGCGCAATCTTCTCTCCGTCGCGTATAAAAACGTCATTGGAGCCCGTCGTGCCTGTTGGAGAAGCATCAGCGCACTGGAGCAGAAGGAGGAtctgaagaaagaaaagaatgttACACTCATTAAGGCCTTCAAGCGCCAAATCGAAAAGGAATTAAGTGACATTTGCATCGACATTTTGGAACTTATCGAGAAGCATCTGCTGCCTAATGCTGAGACGGATGAGACGAAAGTGTATTACCTCAAGATGAAGGGCGACTATCACCGTTACTATGCCGAAATTGAAACCAATACAGAGGAACAGAAGGACAAGGCTCTGGAGGCTTACACGCAGGCAATGCAATACAACGCTTCATTGAAACCAACGAGCCCTATTCGCCTCGGACTCGCATTAAACTTCTCCGTTTTCTATTACGAAATCCTGAAGAGTCCTGACCGCGGTTGTCAATTGGCACGCGAGGCCTTTGAGGAGGCGCTGAGCGATCCGGATGTGTTGGATGAGGAACAACACAAAGAAGCGGCACTCATCATGCAACTGTTGCGTGACAACCTCGCCTTATGGACAGAAGACGCACATCCGGAAGGACGGGATGACGGAACTGCGATGGAGGAATTGGAGTGa